The window GAACATGGACGCGGTCCGTCGGCGACCTAACGGTGCCTCGGCGATCGACACGCGCTTCGAGATCCAAACCTACGTCGCACGGACGAGCACTGTCACACGAGGAGGGAAGTCCTGATGCGGTTCCTGTCCCTGGCCCTGCTCGTGGCCGTCGCCGGCGAAGGATCGGCGCAGGTCAACGTGAGCACGCCCCCGATCATGAAGCCCAAGCAGGCCGCCCAGAACGCGGTGACGGCGGCCAATGCCCGGACGAAGGAGTCGTCGACCCTCCCGGCCGACACCGGCAAGGCCCCGTCGGTGCGACAGGTCGAGCAGGTGCCGACACTCAGCATGTCCACCGACTCGGCCGCCGGTGCAACGTCGGTGAAGTCTGCGGGCTCGGCCTTCGAGCGCGAAGCGTACCTGTACGATCGCGGTGGGCGCCGCGACCCCTTCGTTTCGCTGATGGCGAACGGTGAGCTGCGGCCCCTGATCTCCGACCTGCGCCTCGTCGCGGTCGCGTACGACCCGACCGGTGGCCGCAACTCGGTCGCCGTGGTGCACGACGTCTCGGGGAAGGAGAAGGTGCAGTACCGCTTGCGCATCGGGCAGGGCGTGGGACGGATGCGTGTCGCATCCATCTCGCCGAAGTCCGTGGCATTCACGATCGAGGAGTTCGGGTACAGCCGCCAGGAGACGCTGGCGCTGGGTGATTCCAACAAAGAGAGGAAGCAATGAGGCGAGTCGTTTCGCTGGTCGCCCTGGCGACCATCGCGCTGTCCGTCGGTTCCCGTGAGCTGCAGGCCGCCGGGAACCCGGGCGTTGTGGTCCCTGCCAGCGCTGTCACCGGCTTGTCGCTGGTGCCGGTGGACGGTCGCGCCGACGTCGTCGTGACCCTCACCGGTCCGGTCGAGGTGCAGGACTTCACGGTTCCGTCCCCGCACCGGATCGTCCTGGACCTCACGGGGGCCCGGCTGGCTCCCATGGCCCAGCGCTACGATCGGGTGTCGCGTGGTGGTATCTCGAACATCCGCCTCTCTCAGTATAGCACCGACGTCGTCCGCGTCGTCCTCGACCTGGACCGCGAACGCGACTATGAAGTGGTGCGCGAGGGCAATACGATCCGTGTGCTGCTCACCACCGACGTGACCTTCGCGGCCTGGCACTCCAGCGGCGCCCTGCTTACCGAGCAGGTGGCTGCAGTGACCGCCGAGAAGACCACGACCGTGGAAGCGCGCGGCGAGGTCGAGCCGATGCCCGCGCCCAAGCCGGAAGCCAACTCCGTCGAGGAAGCCGGCACGCGCCAAGCGCGCATCGAGCCCGTCGCGGCACCGATCCCTGCCCAGCAGGCCCGTATCACGGTCACCTACGCTGGTGCCGACATCCGCGACGTTATCGCCGCCTTTGCCACCTTCTCCCAGCGCACCATTGTCGTCGGGAAGGATGTGGCGGGGACGATCACTGCCGAGATCAAGGACCAGCCGTGGGATGTCGCCCTGAAGGCCCTCCTCGAGGCGCAGGGACTCGCCGCCATTGAGGAGTCGTCGGGGATCATCACCATCGACAGCTACAAGAACATCCTGGAGAAGCAGGCGTCTGAGCCGACGGCGACCCAGCTCGTCAACATCAACTACGTGTCGGCGACCTCGCTGCTGCCGACCGTGCAGGGCCTGCTCTACAAGGATTGTGCGCCTGGGTCACAGGGGGGCGGGTCTCCTGCCGCCGGTGGTGGCGCGCCATCCGTGCCACAGGGATGCATCGTCCGCGGAACTGTCGCGGCCGACTCGGCTACCAACTCACTGATCATCTCCGAGGTCGCCTCACGGCTGCCGAACCTGATGACCTACGTGAAGGGGCTCGACGTGCGCACGCCGCAGGTCGCCCTCAAGGCCAAGATCATCTCCATCCAGCGCACCAACATCGAGCAGCTCGGGCTGAGCTACGACATCGGCTCCGCAACCACCTTCTCCAATACGCTGCTGCCGCGGATTCCCGAGGGTGCCACCGCCCCCGGCCAGTTCGAATCGCAGGTGGAACTGGGTGGTGATGCCATCGCCGGCGTCGCGAACGCCACCCGCAAGTACAAGCAGGGCAACGCCCTCTCGCTGATCTTCTCGACGGCCCTCGGCAAGTACTCGCTGACGTCGTTCCTCGACGCCCTCCGCGAGTCGCAACTGTCCGACATCCAGGCAGAGCCCAGCATCGTGACCCTCGACAATCGGGAAGCCCGGCTCGTCGTCGGCCAGGAAACGCCGGTGCGCGTGATCGACGCCGGATCGCTCGGCCAGATCGGCACGCCCGCTCGCGCGAACGTCCAGTTCCGCGAGACCGGTATCATCCTCAAGGTGACCCCGCACATCACCAGCAACCGCCAGGTTCGCATGAAGATGGAAGCGGAGCAGTCGGAACTGCGGATCGTTGGCGGTGACCTCGGCTTCATCATTGACAAGCGCAACGCGGCCACGCAGCTCCTGGTCAACGATGGGGAAACCGCCGTCATCGGTGGGCTGACCCAGACCCAAATCGTCAAGAACCGCTCGGGGATTCCGTTCCTCTCCGATCTGCCGCTGATCGGCCGCTTCTTCTCGCAGACGGACTCGCGCGAGGAAAAGAAGGACCTCCTCATCATGATGACCCCGACGATCATCGATGAAGGGGATCCGGTTCGGCCGCCGCAAGGCGAAAGCAAGTAACCCCATCCGGAGCCAACGATGAAGACCATTATTCGTCGCGTCGCCCCGGGCGTGCTCGCCCTGCTTGGTGTGGGTGGGTGCGCGTCGACCGACATCGCCTCAACCGGCTCGGATCGCATCGTGCCGCGCGTGGCGGTGGCGATCCAGGGGAAGATCGGCACCGACGGCGTGGACTCCGTGTCCGTGCGGGTGCCGCTGCAGGTGCAGGTGAACGCGCAGGACAACGCAGCTCTCACCCAGGTCGTGACCCGCGTCTTCGCGGACACCCAGACCGTGGGCCGGGACTCCGTCGTCTTTGCCGTCGCCAACGCGAACTACAACAAGACCATTACCATCCCGCTGTCCGGCGTGCGCCCCGGTCAGGTGATCACCGTCCGTACGGTGGTCAGCGATGGGGCAGGGAACGCCGCCTCCGGTGAGGCCACCGCCGTGGCGTTCGACCCG is drawn from Gemmatimonadota bacterium and contains these coding sequences:
- a CDS encoding AMIN domain-containing protein, with the protein product MRRVVSLVALATIALSVGSRELQAAGNPGVVVPASAVTGLSLVPVDGRADVVVTLTGPVEVQDFTVPSPHRIVLDLTGARLAPMAQRYDRVSRGGISNIRLSQYSTDVVRVVLDLDRERDYEVVREGNTIRVLLTTDVTFAAWHSSGALLTEQVAAVTAEKTTTVEARGEVEPMPAPKPEANSVEEAGTRQARIEPVAAPIPAQQARITVTYAGADIRDVIAAFATFSQRTIVVGKDVAGTITAEIKDQPWDVALKALLEAQGLAAIEESSGIITIDSYKNILEKQASEPTATQLVNINYVSATSLLPTVQGLLYKDCAPGSQGGGSPAAGGGAPSVPQGCIVRGTVAADSATNSLIISEVASRLPNLMTYVKGLDVRTPQVALKAKIISIQRTNIEQLGLSYDIGSATTFSNTLLPRIPEGATAPGQFESQVELGGDAIAGVANATRKYKQGNALSLIFSTALGKYSLTSFLDALRESQLSDIQAEPSIVTLDNREARLVVGQETPVRVIDAGSLGQIGTPARANVQFRETGIILKVTPHITSNRQVRMKMEAEQSELRIVGGDLGFIIDKRNAATQLLVNDGETAVIGGLTQTQIVKNRSGIPFLSDLPLIGRFFSQTDSREEKKDLLIMMTPTIIDEGDPVRPPQGESK